The Sagittula sp. P11 genome window below encodes:
- a CDS encoding sodium:proton antiporter, producing MAVAETAGALDPVLAFGLVGALGVGSQWLAWRLRLPAIVLMLAAGLIVGPVLGILDPAAQFGSMLSPMIAIAVAIILFEGGLTLDLGHLSDAATGVRRLVIIGAPLGWLMSACALHYVAGLSWESSAVFGGIMIVTGPTVIAPLLRQAKLAKRPAALLQWEAIVNDPVGALAAVLAFEVVVVLQTATGAGHAIWELAMGIGVASALGLAGGAGLAAAFRRAYVPEYMKVPVLFVVLLAVFGLADSVLHESGLLAVTLMGLWIANAGLPSFTELYRFKEHATVLLVSGVFILLAAGMSFDRLMVLDWRALVFVAVVILIARPLPVLIALAFTNVPAKERLLVALTGPRGVVLVAVAGLFGERLVELGIPDGDRVAPLAFALVAATVVLHGFTLSPVARFLGLSAGEKPGVLILGGSRWSVELAQALRKLGQVEKKGEKGEVKKSAGLPVMIADPNHARLRGAREAGIDVFFGDILSEAAEERVELIAYEKLICAAENDAYNTLVATDLAPEFGRDNVFQLKRVKETSSRHQLPATLGGRPLALQQTYFEANAAIAEGYEFRVSTLSEEWKLENWRETLEGAVAVAELTPGGRLRFLAPDEDPQDRPGTRILSFTKKREERREA from the coding sequence ATGGCGGTTGCGGAAACGGCGGGGGCACTGGACCCCGTTCTGGCCTTTGGGCTGGTGGGGGCGCTTGGCGTGGGCAGCCAGTGGCTGGCCTGGCGGCTGAGGCTTCCGGCCATCGTGCTGATGCTGGCGGCGGGCCTGATCGTCGGCCCGGTGCTGGGCATTCTGGACCCTGCGGCGCAATTCGGGTCGATGCTTTCGCCGATGATCGCCATCGCCGTGGCCATCATCCTTTTCGAGGGCGGGCTGACGCTGGACCTCGGCCACCTGAGCGACGCGGCGACGGGTGTGCGGCGGCTGGTGATCATCGGGGCGCCGCTGGGGTGGCTGATGTCGGCCTGCGCGCTGCACTACGTGGCGGGGCTGTCGTGGGAAAGCTCGGCCGTCTTCGGCGGCATCATGATCGTTACCGGCCCCACGGTGATCGCGCCCCTCTTGCGGCAGGCCAAGCTGGCGAAGCGCCCGGCGGCGCTCTTGCAGTGGGAGGCCATCGTCAACGATCCGGTCGGCGCGCTGGCGGCGGTCCTGGCCTTCGAGGTGGTCGTGGTTCTGCAGACCGCCACGGGCGCGGGCCACGCCATCTGGGAGCTGGCGATGGGCATCGGCGTGGCAAGCGCGCTGGGGCTTGCGGGGGGCGCGGGCCTTGCGGCTGCCTTCCGCCGCGCCTACGTGCCGGAGTACATGAAGGTCCCCGTCCTGTTCGTTGTTTTGCTTGCGGTTTTCGGGCTTGCGGATTCGGTGCTGCATGAAAGCGGGCTGCTTGCCGTGACGCTGATGGGGCTGTGGATCGCCAACGCCGGGTTGCCGTCCTTCACCGAGCTCTACCGCTTCAAGGAGCACGCGACGGTGCTGCTGGTGTCGGGCGTGTTCATCCTGCTTGCGGCGGGCATGAGCTTTGACCGGCTGATGGTGCTGGACTGGCGGGCGCTGGTCTTTGTCGCGGTGGTCATCCTGATCGCGCGCCCGCTGCCGGTGCTGATCGCGCTGGCCTTCACCAACGTGCCCGCGAAGGAGCGGCTTCTGGTCGCCCTGACCGGGCCGCGCGGGGTCGTGCTGGTGGCCGTCGCCGGGCTGTTCGGCGAGCGGCTGGTGGAGCTGGGCATCCCCGACGGCGACCGCGTGGCGCCGCTGGCCTTTGCGCTGGTGGCGGCGACGGTGGTGCTGCACGGCTTCACCCTGTCGCCGGTGGCGCGGTTCCTCGGGCTCAGCGCCGGAGAGAAGCCGGGCGTGCTGATCCTTGGCGGATCGCGCTGGTCGGTGGAACTGGCGCAGGCGCTGCGCAAGCTGGGGCAGGTGGAGAAGAAGGGCGAGAAGGGCGAGGTGAAGAAGTCCGCCGGCCTGCCGGTGATGATCGCCGACCCGAACCACGCCCGTCTGCGTGGTGCGCGCGAGGCCGGGATCGACGTGTTCTTCGGCGACATCCTGTCGGAGGCCGCGGAGGAACGGGTGGAGCTGATCGCCTACGAAAAGCTGATCTGCGCCGCCGAGAACGACGCTTACAACACGCTGGTCGCCACCGACCTCGCGCCGGAGTTCGGGCGCGACAACGTCTTTCAGCTGAAGCGCGTGAAGGAGACGAGTTCGCGCCACCAGCTGCCCGCCACGCTGGGCGGACGGCCGCTGGCGCTGCAGCAGACCTACTTCGAGGCGAACGCGGCTATTGCCGAGGGTTACGAGTTCCGCGTCAGCACCCTGTCGGAGGAGTGGAAGCTGGAGAACTGGCGCGAAACGCTGGAGGGCGCCGTGGCCGTGGCCGAGCTGACCCCCGGCGGGCGGCTGCGCTTCCTTGCCCCTGACGAGGACCCGCAGGACCGCCCCGGCACGCGCATCCTGTCGTTCACCAAGAAGCGGGAGGAGCGGCGCGAGGCCTGA
- the argS gene encoding arginine--tRNA ligase, whose product MNLFADIRALVLDSIATLVTEGVLPDGLNTDAVTTEPPRDPAHGDMATNAAMVLAKPARQKPRDIAEALAAKLADDPRVSSAEVAGPGFLNLRLEPSVWQTLPKAILGNGTAYGRSDMGKGEKVNVEYVSANPTGPMHVGHARGAIVGDAMASLLAYAGYDVTREYYINDGGAQVDVLARSVYLRYQEAHDLSVDWPEGSYPGDYLIPVGEALKDKVGDIWLDAPEKVWLPEVREFATEAMMDLIRDDLAALGVHMDVFFSEKSLYGTGRIEAAIDALKEMGLIYWGVLPKPKGKTDEDWEEREQWLFKSTEFGDDEDRPVMKADGSWAYFAPDIAYHYDKVQRGFDLLINIFGADHGGYVKRLKAVVKALSQDRVSLDIKLIQLVKLFKNGAPFKMSKRAGTFITLRDLVDEVGSDVARFHMLTRKSDAALDFDFDKVVEQSKENPVFYVQYAHARICSVLRKAGAEGIDVSDATLAAQDLSGMTHPAELHLAAKLAEWPRLVEIAARTHEPHRVATYLGELASDLHGLWNRGNDEPALRFLQDDPVATQSKIALARATAVVISAGLGILGVTPVEEMR is encoded by the coding sequence ATGAACCTCTTTGCCGATATCCGCGCGCTTGTCCTCGATTCCATCGCGACCCTCGTGACCGAGGGTGTGCTGCCTGACGGTCTCAATACCGATGCCGTGACGACGGAGCCTCCGCGAGATCCGGCGCATGGCGACATGGCGACCAACGCGGCGATGGTGCTGGCCAAGCCGGCAAGGCAGAAGCCGCGCGACATCGCGGAGGCGCTGGCGGCGAAGCTGGCGGACGATCCGCGCGTGTCGAGCGCCGAGGTGGCGGGCCCGGGCTTCCTGAACCTGCGGCTCGAGCCGTCGGTCTGGCAGACGCTGCCCAAGGCGATCCTCGGCAACGGCACCGCCTATGGCCGGTCGGACATGGGCAAGGGCGAGAAGGTCAACGTCGAGTATGTCTCGGCCAACCCCACGGGGCCGATGCACGTGGGCCACGCGCGGGGTGCCATCGTGGGCGACGCCATGGCCTCGCTTCTGGCTTACGCGGGTTATGACGTGACCCGCGAATACTACATCAACGACGGCGGCGCGCAGGTCGACGTGCTGGCGCGGTCCGTCTACCTGCGCTACCAGGAGGCGCACGACCTGTCGGTCGACTGGCCGGAGGGCAGCTATCCCGGCGACTACCTGATCCCGGTGGGCGAAGCGCTGAAGGACAAGGTCGGCGACATCTGGCTGGACGCGCCCGAGAAGGTCTGGCTGCCGGAGGTGCGCGAGTTCGCGACCGAGGCGATGATGGACCTGATCCGCGACGATCTGGCCGCGCTTGGCGTGCACATGGATGTCTTCTTCTCCGAGAAGTCTCTTTACGGCACCGGCCGGATCGAGGCGGCGATCGACGCGCTTAAGGAAATGGGGCTGATCTACTGGGGCGTCCTGCCGAAGCCCAAGGGCAAGACGGACGAGGACTGGGAAGAGCGCGAGCAGTGGCTTTTCAAGTCGACCGAGTTCGGCGACGACGAGGACCGCCCGGTGATGAAGGCCGATGGTTCGTGGGCGTATTTCGCGCCGGACATCGCCTATCACTACGACAAGGTGCAGCGCGGCTTCGACCTGCTGATCAACATCTTCGGCGCCGATCACGGCGGTTACGTCAAGCGGCTGAAGGCGGTGGTCAAGGCGCTGAGCCAGGACCGCGTGTCGCTGGACATCAAGCTGATCCAGCTGGTGAAGCTGTTCAAGAACGGCGCGCCGTTCAAGATGTCGAAGCGGGCAGGGACCTTCATCACGCTGCGCGACCTCGTGGACGAGGTGGGCTCGGACGTGGCGCGGTTCCACATGCTGACGCGGAAATCCGATGCGGCGCTGGACTTCGACTTCGACAAGGTGGTCGAGCAGTCGAAGGAGAACCCGGTGTTCTACGTGCAGTACGCCCATGCGCGGATCTGTTCGGTGCTGCGCAAGGCCGGGGCCGAGGGCATCGACGTGTCCGACGCGACGCTTGCCGCGCAGGACCTGTCCGGCATGACCCATCCGGCGGAACTGCACCTTGCCGCGAAGCTTGCCGAATGGCCGCGGCTGGTCGAGATCGCCGCCCGCACGCACGAGCCGCACCGGGTGGCGACCTACCTGGGCGAACTGGCGTCGGACCTGCACGGGCTGTGGAACCGGGGCAACGACGAACCGGCGCTGCGTTTCCTGCAGGATGACCCTGTTGCAACACAGTCGAAAATCGCGCTGGCACGCGCCACGGCGGTTGTGATTTCCGCAGGCCTTGGTATCTTGGGCGTGACCCCGGTGGAAGAAATGCGCTGA
- a CDS encoding SPOR domain-containing protein yields MADYSYDAGRIAPVSGHFQRGGHRYDGGYGADYGVQDHGAAAQVRAVSMTNLLGAVASLALVVGVGIWGYGVMARDVSGVPVVRAASGPMRVAPEDPGGTLADHQGLAVNAVAGQGSAEGPAQQLLLAPRPAGLAAEDVATGALSLALQQDAEAIAEAEAFAAMDAVTPAVMSTQSGEDAENDPILALAAQIAAESEPLSPLAPGADNPVVTAVQDVSSSGALDIFPEDEYADEEAAEAQMPKPGPGLGRSLRPKLRPSGLQVASVGPVDADVIAAAVASVTKEIDPASLPAGTRLVQIGAFDSAETARSEWTRLEARFGDFMDGKGRVIQQATSGGRTFYRLRAEGFVDLSDARRFCAAFVAEKVDCIPVVTR; encoded by the coding sequence ATGGCGGACTATTCCTATGACGCGGGGCGCATTGCGCCTGTTTCCGGGCATTTCCAGCGCGGTGGCCACCGTTACGACGGCGGATACGGTGCCGATTACGGCGTGCAGGATCATGGCGCTGCGGCGCAGGTCCGGGCCGTTTCGATGACCAACCTTCTGGGGGCCGTGGCGTCCCTGGCGCTGGTGGTGGGTGTCGGCATCTGGGGTTACGGCGTGATGGCGCGCGACGTCAGCGGCGTGCCGGTCGTGCGCGCGGCCTCCGGCCCGATGCGCGTGGCGCCCGAAGATCCGGGCGGCACGCTGGCCGATCATCAAGGGCTGGCGGTGAACGCCGTGGCGGGGCAGGGCTCGGCCGAGGGACCGGCGCAGCAGCTTTTGCTTGCACCGCGCCCGGCGGGGCTGGCGGCAGAAGACGTGGCCACGGGCGCGCTGTCGCTGGCGCTGCAACAGGACGCGGAGGCGATTGCCGAGGCCGAGGCTTTCGCGGCCATGGACGCCGTGACGCCCGCCGTGATGTCGACGCAATCCGGTGAGGATGCAGAAAACGACCCGATCCTTGCACTGGCAGCCCAGATCGCGGCCGAGAGCGAGCCGCTTTCGCCGCTTGCGCCCGGCGCGGACAACCCGGTGGTGACGGCGGTGCAGGACGTGTCGTCCTCCGGCGCGCTCGATATCTTCCCCGAAGACGAATACGCCGACGAGGAAGCCGCCGAGGCGCAGATGCCGAAGCCCGGGCCGGGTCTTGGCCGGTCGCTCAGGCCCAAGCTGCGGCCGTCGGGCTTGCAGGTGGCTTCGGTCGGTCCGGTGGATGCGGATGTGATCGCCGCCGCCGTGGCCAGCGTCACGAAGGAGATCGACCCGGCGTCGCTGCCCGCGGGCACGCGTCTGGTGCAGATCGGCGCCTTCGACAGCGCCGAGACAGCGCGGTCGGAATGGACGCGTCTGGAGGCGCGCTTCGGCGACTTCATGGACGGCAAGGGCCGGGTGATCCAGCAGGCGACTTCGGGCGGGCGCACGTTCTACCGCCTGCGGGCCGAGGGCTTTGTCGACCTGTCCGATGCGCGGCGCTTCTGCGCGGCCTTCGTCGCCGAGAAGGTGGACTGCATCCCGGTGGTCACGCGATGA
- a CDS encoding glycoside hydrolase family 3 protein, with product MSRFGAAILGCAGLELTADEKALFREVRPFGFILFARNIESADQVRALCDALRAAAGFDAPVFIDQEGGRVQRLRAPLAKEFRPPLEDVALGPRAFWLRARLIAHELRSMGIDGNCIPTLDVARDETHPILRNRCYGTDVETVVRHGRAVADGLFTGGVLPVMKHIPGHGLGTLDSHKDLPRVGAPRDVLDHTDFAAFRALNDLPLGMTAHLVFEEIDPQPATISEVMVKIIRDEIGFDGLLMTDDISMEALSGTVRERGAAALAAGCDLVLHCNGAFDEMVSIWQRCGEMTPAAQTRAEAALAARRAPDDVDIAALEAEFDALTA from the coding sequence ATGAGCCGCTTCGGCGCGGCCATCCTTGGCTGCGCGGGGCTTGAGCTGACGGCGGACGAGAAGGCGCTCTTCAGGGAAGTGCGCCCTTTCGGATTCATCCTGTTCGCCCGCAACATCGAGAGCGCGGATCAGGTCCGGGCACTGTGCGACGCGCTGCGCGCGGCGGCGGGTTTCGACGCGCCGGTGTTCATCGACCAGGAAGGCGGGCGCGTGCAGCGTCTGCGGGCGCCGCTCGCGAAGGAGTTCCGGCCGCCGCTGGAGGACGTGGCGCTGGGGCCGCGGGCCTTCTGGCTGCGCGCCCGGCTGATCGCGCATGAGCTGCGGTCCATGGGCATCGATGGCAACTGCATTCCGACGCTGGACGTGGCCCGCGACGAGACCCATCCGATCCTGCGCAACCGCTGCTACGGCACCGATGTGGAGACCGTGGTGCGCCATGGCCGCGCGGTGGCCGACGGGCTGTTCACGGGCGGCGTGCTGCCGGTGATGAAGCACATCCCCGGCCATGGCTTGGGCACGCTGGACAGCCACAAGGACCTGCCGCGCGTCGGAGCGCCGCGAGATGTGCTCGACCATACCGATTTTGCCGCCTTTCGTGCACTGAACGACCTGCCCCTGGGCATGACGGCACATCTGGTGTTCGAGGAGATCGACCCGCAACCGGCGACGATCTCGGAGGTGATGGTGAAGATTATCCGGGACGAGATCGGGTTTGACGGCCTGCTGATGACCGACGACATCTCGATGGAGGCGCTGAGCGGCACGGTGCGCGAACGCGGTGCGGCGGCGCTGGCGGCGGGCTGCGACCTTGTCCTGCACTGCAACGGTGCCTTCGACGAGATGGTGTCGATCTGGCAGCGCTGCGGAGAGATGACCCCGGCGGCACAGACCCGCGCAGAGGCGGCGCTGGCCGCCCGCCGCGCGCCCGACGATGTTGACATCGCGGCGCTGGAGGCTGAATTTGACGCCTTGACCGCGTGA
- a CDS encoding ScpA family protein — MDETTAEPELPLSVADRMAAEALVVDVEGFEGPLDLLLNMARTQKVDLRQISVLELARQYLVFVEKAKALRIELAADYLVMAAWLAFLKSRLLLPPDPAEEGPSGEDLAAHLAFQLERLQAMREVAAKLMARDRLGRDFFARGVPEEMERVRKVVYTASLLDLMQGYARIRTRDEFRPFVMDRDKVFTMEQALDRIRGMIGFAGQWTDIQGYLPEGWSEDPVMWRSATAATFAASLELVKEGKAEIRQSGTFEPIQLRRREGRE, encoded by the coding sequence ATGGACGAAACCACCGCAGAGCCGGAACTGCCGCTTTCCGTCGCCGATCGCATGGCGGCGGAGGCTCTGGTCGTGGACGTGGAGGGCTTCGAGGGGCCGCTGGACCTGCTGCTGAACATGGCGCGCACGCAGAAGGTGGACCTGCGCCAGATCAGCGTGCTGGAACTGGCGCGGCAGTACCTCGTCTTCGTCGAGAAGGCCAAGGCGCTGCGGATCGAGCTGGCGGCGGATTACCTCGTGATGGCGGCTTGGCTGGCGTTCCTGAAATCGCGCCTGCTGCTGCCCCCCGATCCGGCGGAGGAAGGCCCCTCGGGCGAGGATCTGGCGGCGCATCTGGCGTTCCAGCTTGAGCGGTTGCAGGCGATGCGCGAGGTGGCGGCAAAGCTGATGGCGCGCGACAGGCTGGGCCGCGACTTTTTTGCCCGCGGCGTCCCCGAAGAGATGGAGCGCGTGCGCAAGGTGGTCTACACCGCCTCGTTGCTGGACCTGATGCAGGGCTATGCGCGCATCCGCACCCGAGACGAATTCCGGCCCTTCGTGATGGACCGGGACAAGGTGTTCACCATGGAGCAGGCGCTGGACCGGATTCGCGGCATGATCGGCTTTGCGGGGCAGTGGACCGACATTCAGGGCTACCTGCCCGAGGGCTGGAGCGAGGACCCGGTGATGTGGCGCTCGGCCACGGCGGCGACGTTCGCGGCCTCGCTGGAACTGGTGAAGGAAGGCAAGGCGGAGATCCGGCAGAGCGGCACGTTCGAGCCGATCCAGCTGCGCCGCCGGGAGGGCCGGGAATGA
- the scpB gene encoding SMC-Scp complex subunit ScpB, translating to MNDLPETGDETETDEPIRDSLFEAPPMGEQERMVEAILFASAEAVTVRDLGDRMPHGCDPAEALVHLRKRYEGRGVRVVRVGDAWAIRTAPDLGYLMQRETVETRKLSRAAVETLAIIAYHQPVTRAEIEEIRGVAVSRGTVDQLIEMDWIRFGRRRMTPGRPVTFVVTQGFLDHFGLESARDLPGLAELRSAGLLESRPSPIGPMGDESDPDEMEAGEGQSELFED from the coding sequence ATGAACGATCTGCCGGAGACCGGCGACGAGACCGAAACAGACGAGCCGATCCGCGACTCGCTGTTCGAGGCGCCGCCCATGGGCGAGCAGGAGCGCATGGTGGAGGCGATCCTCTTTGCCAGCGCGGAAGCGGTGACGGTCAGGGACCTGGGCGACCGGATGCCCCACGGCTGCGATCCGGCGGAGGCGCTCGTGCACCTGCGCAAGCGCTACGAGGGGCGCGGCGTGCGCGTGGTGCGCGTGGGTGACGCCTGGGCGATCCGCACGGCGCCGGACCTTGGCTACCTGATGCAGCGCGAGACGGTGGAGACCCGCAAGCTGTCGCGTGCGGCGGTGGAGACGCTGGCGATCATCGCCTATCACCAGCCGGTGACGCGGGCGGAAATCGAGGAAATCCGGGGGGTTGCCGTGTCGCGCGGCACGGTCGACCAGCTGATCGAGATGGACTGGATCCGCTTCGGCCGCCGCCGGATGACGCCGGGCCGCCCGGTGACATTCGTGGTGACGCAGGGCTTCCTCGACCACTTCGGGCTGGAATCGGCGCGCGATCTGCCCGGGCTGGCGGAGCTGCGGTCGGCCGGTCTGCTGGAAAGCCGTCCCTCGCCGATCGGGCCGATGGGCGACGAAAGCGACCCGGACGAGATGGAGGCGGGCGAAGGCCAGTCCGAACTGTTCGAGGATTGA
- a CDS encoding DUF1236 domain-containing protein, which yields MFKKIAVSAIALTAVTAAPLFALEASTTTELNLRQGPGPQYGVVSVMPQDAMVTVDGCTASDWCKVTFDGAEGWAYSPYLINTTMPEPTVIYQNTEAMDVQIIEEERDGAETAVNATAGAGFGAATAALLVGGPAAVAAGVVLGAAGGAAATPEETTVTYVSQNPVEPVYLNGEVVVGAGIPEGVTLYDVPEADYTYAYVNDAPVIVNPENRRIVYVVR from the coding sequence ATGTTCAAGAAAATCGCAGTCTCCGCCATTGCCCTCACCGCCGTGACCGCAGCGCCGCTGTTCGCGCTCGAAGCGTCCACCACGACCGAGCTGAACCTGCGTCAGGGCCCCGGCCCGCAGTACGGCGTCGTCAGCGTGATGCCGCAGGACGCGATGGTCACCGTCGACGGCTGCACCGCCTCCGACTGGTGCAAGGTGACCTTCGACGGTGCCGAAGGCTGGGCCTACAGCCCCTACCTGATCAACACCACCATGCCGGAACCGACGGTGATCTACCAGAACACCGAAGCGATGGACGTGCAGATCATCGAAGAGGAAAGGGACGGTGCTGAAACGGCCGTGAACGCGACCGCGGGCGCAGGCTTCGGTGCCGCAACAGCAGCGCTTCTGGTCGGTGGCCCCGCTGCCGTCGCCGCTGGCGTCGTGCTGGGTGCCGCAGGTGGCGCCGCAGCCACCCCGGAAGAGACCACCGTCACCTACGTGTCGCAGAACCCGGTCGAGCCGGTCTACCTGAACGGTGAAGTCGTCGTCGGCGCCGGTATCCCGGAAGGCGTGACGCTCTACGACGTGCCGGAAGCCGATTACACCTACGCCTACGTCAACGACGCGCCGGTCATCGTGAACCCGGAGAACCGCCGCATCGTCTACGTCGTGCGCTGA
- a CDS encoding 2'-deoxycytidine 5'-triphosphate deaminase gives MTGVLASQQIQTLISTGALAADEPFAPGQLQPASLDLRLGTRAYRVRASFLAGKGKTVASRISEFEMHEIDLSPGAVLEKGCVYLVPLMERLSLPDDITAIANAKSSTGRLDLLTRVITDGGTEFDRVAPGYDGPLWAEICPRSFSVLVRPGMTLNQIRFRRGQAVLTDAQLRALHEEVGLVAGGPAVIDAGLGFSVDLEPGPQGIVGYRARPHTGVIDLAKLNHYDPADYWDRLRSDRKQLILDPGAFYILVSREAVHIPPGFAAEMAPFLAMVGEFRVHYAGFFDPGFGHAPAGGAGARGVLEVRCHEAPFVLEHGQTVGRLVYERMSEVPAQLYGQGIASNYQGQGLKLSKHFMTA, from the coding sequence ATGACCGGCGTACTGGCCAGCCAGCAGATCCAGACCCTGATCTCCACCGGCGCGCTTGCGGCGGACGAACCTTTCGCCCCTGGCCAGTTGCAGCCTGCCAGCCTCGACCTGCGGCTCGGAACCCGCGCCTACCGCGTCCGCGCCTCCTTCCTCGCAGGCAAGGGCAAGACGGTGGCCTCCCGCATTTCAGAGTTCGAAATGCATGAGATCGACCTCTCCCCCGGCGCCGTGCTGGAAAAGGGCTGCGTCTACCTCGTGCCGCTGATGGAACGGCTCAGCCTGCCCGACGACATCACCGCCATCGCCAACGCCAAAAGCTCCACCGGCCGGCTCGACCTGCTGACCCGCGTCATCACCGACGGCGGGACGGAATTCGACCGCGTGGCCCCCGGCTACGACGGCCCGCTCTGGGCCGAGATCTGCCCGCGCAGCTTCTCCGTCCTCGTGCGCCCCGGCATGACGCTGAACCAGATCCGCTTCCGCCGCGGGCAGGCGGTGCTCACCGACGCGCAGCTCAGGGCGCTGCACGAAGAGGTCGGCCTCGTCGCGGGCGGTCCGGCGGTGATCGACGCGGGCCTCGGCTTCTCCGTCGATCTCGAACCCGGGCCGCAGGGCATCGTGGGCTACCGCGCCCGCCCGCACACCGGGGTGATCGACCTGGCAAAGCTCAACCACTACGATCCCGCCGACTACTGGGACCGGCTGCGCTCCGACCGCAAGCAGCTGATCCTCGACCCCGGCGCCTTCTACATCCTCGTCAGCCGCGAGGCCGTGCACATCCCGCCGGGCTTCGCCGCCGAGATGGCCCCCTTCCTCGCCATGGTGGGCGAGTTCCGCGTGCATTACGCCGGTTTCTTCGACCCGGGCTTCGGGCATGCCCCGGCGGGCGGCGCGGGCGCACGCGGCGTGCTCGAGGTGCGCTGCCACGAGGCGCCCTTCGTGCTCGAACACGGGCAGACCGTCGGCCGTCTCGTCTACGAACGCATGTCCGAGGTGCCCGCCCAGCTTTACGGTCAGGGCATCGCCTCGAACTACCAGGGCCAGGGCCTGAAACTTTCGAAACATTTCATGACCGCCTGA
- a CDS encoding MerR family transcriptional regulator, which translates to MSKSPDAFRTISEVSEWLETPAHVLRFWESKFTQVKPVKRAGGRRYYRPADMELLGGIKKLLHEDGLTIKGVQKVLREQGVRYVSGLSPQVGDDDTDAELIEDAPYAEVEQTDDGIVAFPGRTADPQQEAPQAAVQDTPEPAPVEPDQMAAMPPEDEPEVGESDDDLPSLPPLAPFETSDDTLAPPAPEPAPAAEDSAVSLAPQPAPLPSAAPLPSDAAGEHTEVTATNAGESVTEDDEMARPAEDTLQTAFAFDLPQDAGIPSPDDMATGTEPDLTTPDEDPFDTAPEAADVMEDATDSNVAEADDDLAAPDTDTDAAPVPDIAVPEAPARAANALNLPDFGQPEDAGPPTAGPGLLARAAALRTLSPEQAQAIAAQMPALQQRLDRLNGAAPDDA; encoded by the coding sequence ATGTCCAAGTCGCCTGACGCCTTCCGCACCATCTCGGAAGTATCCGAGTGGCTCGAGACCCCTGCGCATGTTCTGCGGTTCTGGGAGAGCAAGTTCACCCAGGTCAAACCGGTGAAACGCGCAGGCGGGCGTCGGTACTATCGCCCTGCCGACATGGAATTGCTGGGCGGAATCAAGAAATTGCTGCACGAGGACGGGCTGACCATCAAGGGCGTCCAGAAGGTTCTGCGCGAACAGGGCGTGCGCTATGTCTCGGGCCTGTCGCCTCAGGTGGGTGACGACGACACCGACGCCGAACTGATCGAGGACGCGCCCTACGCCGAGGTCGAACAGACCGACGACGGCATCGTGGCCTTCCCCGGCCGGACCGCGGACCCTCAGCAGGAAGCACCGCAGGCCGCCGTTCAGGACACGCCCGAACCGGCGCCGGTGGAACCCGACCAGATGGCGGCGATGCCCCCGGAGGACGAACCGGAGGTTGGCGAATCCGACGACGATCTGCCCTCCCTGCCACCGCTCGCCCCGTTCGAAACGTCAGACGACACCCTCGCCCCGCCCGCGCCCGAACCTGCGCCCGCGGCAGAGGACAGCGCCGTTTCCCTCGCGCCACAGCCCGCGCCCCTGCCCTCCGCCGCGCCCTTGCCAAGTGACGCTGCGGGAGAGCACACCGAAGTGACCGCAACGAATGCGGGAGAATCGGTGACGGAGGACGACGAGATGGCCCGCCCGGCAGAGGACACGCTGCAGACCGCATTCGCCTTCGACCTGCCGCAGGACGCGGGCATCCCCTCGCCCGACGACATGGCAACGGGAACCGAACCCGACCTGACCACACCGGACGAAGACCCCTTCGACACCGCCCCCGAAGCGGCGGATGTCATGGAGGACGCCACGGACAGCAACGTGGCAGAGGCAGACGACGACCTCGCCGCGCCCGATACCGATACAGACGCCGCCCCGGTGCCGGACATCGCCGTGCCGGAGGCGCCCGCGCGTGCCGCGAACGCCCTCAACCTGCCCGACTTCGGCCAGCCCGAGGACGCAGGTCCCCCGACCGCCGGGCCCGGCCTGCTGGCCCGCGCCGCGGCGCTCAGGACGCTTTCGCCCGAACAGGCGCAGGCCATCGCAGCCCAGATGCCGGCGCTGCAACAACGGCTCGACCGTCTGAACGGCGCCGCCCCCGACGACGCCTGA
- the ihfA gene encoding integration host factor subunit alpha gives MGEKTLTRMDLSEAVFREVGLSRNESAELVEAVLQHMSDALVEGEQVKISSFGTFSVREKAARVGRNPKTGEEVPIQPRRVLTFRPSHLMKDRVAAGNKR, from the coding sequence ATGGGGGAAAAAACCCTGACGCGTATGGACCTGAGCGAAGCCGTGTTTCGCGAGGTTGGTTTGTCGCGGAATGAAAGCGCGGAACTGGTCGAAGCGGTGCTTCAACACATGTCCGACGCGCTCGTCGAAGGTGAGCAGGTCAAGATTTCGTCCTTCGGCACGTTTTCCGTGCGCGAGAAGGCCGCGCGTGTGGGGCGCAACCCCAAGACAGGTGAAGAAGTGCCGATCCAGCCGCGCCGCGTGCTGACTTTCCGGCCCTCGCACCTGATGAAAGACCGCGTGGCCGCGGGCAACAAGCGCTGA